A stretch of the Capsicum annuum cultivar UCD-10X-F1 chromosome 10, UCD10Xv1.1, whole genome shotgun sequence genome encodes the following:
- the LOC107845497 gene encoding galactan beta-1,4-galactosyltransferase GALS3 — protein sequence MTKEKERKMFVGVVWNCAAELKLLLTAILFLFSLITILQFMPSRFSLSSTSNLGTCVTAPSISTSNITTSNTVDSVSILISAVNNVTANIPPPPPPALAKDEVLENGVVKRAFNPFGSAAYNFILMSAYRGGLDTFAVMGLASKPLHVYGKPSYTCEWIPNNNNKKSINVSGTKILPDWGYGRVYTVLVVNCTFPVPVGNSKNNTHGGKLLIHASTNGGGETKFNMTDTFVALTESEQDFTKFISTFSKSPKYDFLYCGSSLYGNLSPQRVREWLAFHVRFFGKKSHFVIHDAGGVHEGVMAVLKPWMEKGYVTLQDIRDQERFDGYYHNQFLIVNDCLHKYRFQAKWMFFFDVDEFIFVPKKSTIKSVVDSLSAYTQFTIEQMPMSNKLCLEEDRGKSYRKWGFEKLVYKDVKRGIRRDRKYAVQPRNVIATGVHMSQNTVGKTTHKTEGRIKYFHYHGTIAEHREPCRQLVNTTTITIDQTPYEVDTTMRDIAGTVKRFELKMIGSTLQRTRQ from the exons ATGACAAAGGAGAAGGAGAGGAAAATGTTTGTTGGTGTTGTTTGGAATTGTGCAGCTGAGCTCAAACTTCTACTTACTGCtatccttttcctattttcacttaTTACTATTCTTCAATTCATGCCCTCTCGTTTCTCTTTGAGTTCTACTTCAAATCTCGGAACTTGCGTTACCGCTCCATCTATCTCGACATCAAATATCACCACATCAAATACTGTTGATTCTGTTTCTATTTTAATTTCAGCTGTTAATAACGTCACAGCTAATATTCCACCGCCACCGCCACCGGCACTAGCCAAGGATGAAGTACTTGAAAACGGTGTTGTTAAGCGTGCTTTCAACCCGTTTGGTTCGGCTGCGTATAATTTTATACTGATGTCTGCTTATAGAGGCGGTCTTGATACTTTTGCTGTTATGGGTTTAGCTTCGAAGCCATTACATGTTTATGGAAAGCCCAGTTACACTTGTGAATGGATcccgaataataataataaaaaatctatTAATGTTTCTGGTACCAAAATCCTTCCAGATTGGGGATATGGTAGAGTGTACACTGTTTTAGTTGTAAATTGCACATTCCCTGTCCCGGTTGGTAATAGCAAAAACAACACACATGGAGGGAAGTTACTGATTCACGCTTCCACCAATGGCGGTGGTGAAACTAAATTCAATATGACCGACACTTTTGTGGCGTTAACAGAGTCGGAGCAGGATTTCACAAAGTTCATTTCCACATTCAGTAAATCACCAAAGTATGATTTCCTTTATTGTGGTTCGTCTCTGTATGGTAATTTGAGTCCACAGAGAGTACGTGAATGGCTTGCATTTCACGTGAGATTTTTCGGAAAGAAATCTCATTTTGTAATTCATGATGCTGGAGGTGTACACGAGGGAGTAATGGCAGTGTTGAAACCATGGATGGAGAAAGGATATGTTACGTTACAGGATATTCGAGATCAAGAGAGGTTCGACGGTTATTATCATAATCAGTTTCTCATTGTTAATGACTGTTTGCATAAGTACAGATTTCAAGCGAAATGGATGTTCTTTTTCGATGTGGATGAGTTCATATTTGTGCCTAAGAAGAGTACTATTAAGTCTGTGGTTGATTCATTATCGGCTTATACACAGTTCACCATTGAACAAATGCCCATGTCCAACAAGCTCTGTCTTGAAGAAGACCGTGGTAAATCTTACAG GAAATGGGGATTTGAGAAGCTAGTGTACAAGGATGTCAAGCGCGGAATAAGGAGGGACCGGAAATACGCGGTGCAACCTCGCAATGTGATAGCCACGGGCGTGCACATGTCACAGAACACAGTAGGAAAGACGACCCACAAGACGGAAGGACGGATCAAGTACTTCCACTATCACGGGACGATAGCCGAACACAGGGAGCCATGTCGGCAGTTGGTCAATACCACGACGATCACCATTGACCAGACCCCGTATGAAGTGGACACCACAATGAGAGACATTGCTGGAACTGTGAAGAGATTCGAACTCAAGATGATTGGATCTACACTACAAAGAACAAGACAATAG